One window from the genome of Nocardioides sp. encodes:
- a CDS encoding C-terminal helicase domain-containing protein → MTEEFTKNRDVQILLATDAAGEGLNLQAAHLMVNYDLPWNPNRIEQRFGRIHRIGQEEVCRLVEPRRLQHPRGRGLHPAVGEARTDAPDLRRQGLRRPRRSIHRDPTAHPSA, encoded by the coding sequence ATCACCGAGGAGTTCACCAAGAACCGCGACGTCCAGATCCTGCTCGCCACCGACGCCGCCGGCGAAGGCCTCAACCTTCAAGCCGCGCACCTGATGGTCAACTACGACCTGCCGTGGAACCCCAACCGCATCGAGCAGCGCTTCGGCCGCATCCACCGCATCGGCCAAGAGGAGGTCTGCCGGCTTGTGGAACCTCGTCGCCTCCAACACCCGCGAGGGCGAGGTCTTCACCCGGCTGTTGGAGAAGCTCGAACAGATGCGCCAGACCTACGGCGGCAAGGTCTTCGACGTCCTCGGCGAAGCATTCACCGAGACCCCACTGCGCACCCTTCTGCTTGA